TTGAAGTATATACATAACAAAgagtgaaagaaaaaaaaaaaaaagctcctAAACTACCCAAGACTTTTCCATGAATCTCTTAAAGTGTTGAACTCAAAGACTCTTAATACAATTCAAAGGTTTATCAAGtgtaactaaaaaatatgtgCCGATTAGTGTTAAAGAGCAGAGACCTCTACCGCACAAATAGAAAGATATCCTCAACTTTGTGACGGattcttttctctttatttaataacattaataGAAAGATATCTCACAATCACCATCAACGTAAGATTAATTATCTTTGTTAGTTTGTTGGCTTCAATTGTAATAGGACCCATCCAACTGCCAACAATTCTTATTATATCCCACCAGTACGTATCATGACCCCGCCAATCTACTTGCGTGGTCATAGGCCGCTGTATATTGTGatgaaataaacaataatCTTACGTGTGACGGTGCTGTGAGAGTAGTCCATTAGAACTATGCATGCTTTATATTGATTGATTTGAATGTGCATATGATAACATCAGCgtattgattgattgatttgaaTGGGTATATGATAACATTTTATTAGACTTGTGCTATAAAATGATGTGGGGATGCTGGTGAGAGCATATCCCACGTAAAGCTTTCCAGTACTTTTCTAATTCGATGCATATAATACGTAATCCAATAAATTGTTGTCATGTTTTACATGTCATGTACTTGGTTGATTTTGTaagatttagattttttaaacattaattGTCATGCTGGCTAGACAGGAAACTAAATGTACAAACTCATTTATACGAACTGGAAgtaaatgtgaaaaaacaaTGCAATAAAAATGTGTATTGTGGTAatcataaaaatgattttttaatatttactcGTTCAAAAATTATATGGAAGATATTGTGAGTAGTTAATTTGCATGTTTAATATTACTTCTTCATATATTCATATACTAACAAAGCCTAACACTATGAAAATTGATTGGGTTCCTTCCATTGGTAGTAAAATTCGTTTGGGTACTTCAAAATACCAATCCCATGCACACggaaaattttacaaagttTGCATATAATAGCCTTTCTTGAAAGTTAAAATGATAACACAAGGTCATGAGAGAAGACTCTCCACACATGATGCTAAGAGCTTGCTTTTCACTGAACActtaataagatttaaatttagtcattaaattgttttaagtATGTTTTTTACCTTAATATGTgtttacataaaatttaagtcatttttttgTAACACTTAATTTGAtgcatatattatttattaccaTGATAAACCATAATATTTTAccttattaattttaagtataaatacGTAAACTAACAcagtatttttcatatattccacatatgaaaaaataaaaataaacatatgttGGGTTCAAGTCATGTAGTTGGCCCAAAGTccacataaattataattaaagaacACTTGAAGAGGTTAAAtgcaatttttcattaaatatcgGTTTTGAAAAGTGCAtgatatgaaaaagaaaaagtggcGGCTCGCATTAATAAAAGTAGCAGAAAAAGACAAGAGAGGAAGGGACGATAGTGGTTGTGTATTAAATTTGGGGGCAAGATCTCAATTTTTGATTGAAGGATCATAACACAAGGTTAAtttcgttttcttttaaatttataagataattTCTTCGCATcgctttttataattttactagacttaatttttattttattctcttgttaattattatttgagatacTCACTTACTAAGATATTattcatataatataattatacatttagatatattttgattttagtcaagtttatattcatttagaattcaaatgagaaaacaaaatactACCTATCTAAACTGTATAAGGATGCATTTTAGGCATCGGGTGGACAAGAGGATGCATTTTAAGCAATGGGGTTTGGATGAGTGTAAGGATAACGGCACACAAATTTCACTGTATTCTTCTCTTAACATTATTCAAATACAGTAAGATCTCTTTATTATAGTGATATTTTATCTAAGAATAACTTCAATATACTtataaaagaactttagtcCCAATTTGAGCCggttgaataaataaaaataagctccacattataataagttatatGTTTTTTGGATCTCGTCTTAAATAATTTGCTttcacataataataattttttgtacatagtaaaatatatatgttacaTTAAAGGTCTggcatgaaaaaaatatattttataaaattgtttgaaaCAATTACTTATTCTTTAGAGTTGTTACCACATTTTTAAACTTGCGAGCACATAATAACTCGCCAGTATGTACACATTCTTGTtaaaaccaaaatatttttagtttctCAAGCATATTTAGGGTTTCATGGAACTGACATTctcaattaattagttattaatgtATTTGCCTCTATATTACTTacaataaagataattaaatcaaaataataatttttaaactaaaccTCTATTACATTTTAATctctttataataaaattaatcgaTCTCAATAATATgactataaaaatattttagtgtagtgttttttctttttcaatgacatAAAGCTTTTACTGTGGATTTGCACGAAAACCCACCAACATATTAACAAAGAGAGCTTGATGTATCTCATTTTAAGAGATTATGCATGGAACTTCTTTTATAATCTTTCtgtttcaatttaaatatataaaatatagcTCTTCCTCACCCACTCTTACAGCTGCATTCAAGTCTCACACTCCCAACATATTAATGAAGACAGCTTGACGTATCTCATTTTAAGAGATATACATTAAACTTCTTTCATAatcattttgtttcaatttaattatataaaatataactcTTCCCCATCCACTCTTataaagataaagaatttGAGGTCTACTTCTAGTTGTaaaaagcaatttttttttaatattcaatatGATAGGTTCAAACTTTAATTAGTAGTGTGTGAGTTAGTAACAATAAATCTACACTAAACAATTATACAATTTATGGAAATCTATGGTATAATTGTTGCATCCAACTGTTGAATGTCAATAAACTCTACTAATTTAAACACATTTAATAACTGAATACATCTATAATACAGTACCACTGTCAATTAATCCACGAATTCAATATCATTCTTTAGCAATCCAACCCTCAAAATACGCGTGAAGAGAGAGACCCAAAATGGCACATCTACACGCGTCAACTTGAGCTCACACTTATAATTTGTGGCCCCCGCAGGTTCTCCATATACAACTACAACTCTACAAGTGTCTCTTCAAGAGCACGCACCCGTAAAGCCCGTGATAAGCTTCGATCACCAATGGGGCCCCACGTTAATCAATTGCGTTTTGTCTTGatagttaaatttttactttttcagtTAGATCTAAAAAATGATACGATATAGCGAATGATTCTCTtatattctgaatttttttaataaaatctcttttataatctgatttttacaaaaattttacttatatAATGTTCCGTCAACTTAATATAGTGAAGGCCACAAACCCACCACTATGCTAAGGTTTTAAagattgtttcattttatttgttaattggtctatctatttcattttgttaaatgttCAAAAGATTAGTATTGATCTAATTTttgtattgattattttttataaaagtttgATTATTAGTTGTCGATATAATGCACTCGCAACACAAAAGTCAAAGTAGgaaagttttttattatttatttatttattttattcggGTTAGATTCAAtgttctcattttttaatgttcttATTCATTTAGTAGATCTCTTGGATTCAGCTATGGTGCCACAGTTGTATGGTATCACAGTTGAATTTAGTCATTGGATCTAGCTCTGGTGACAACTGTGAGctagatccaatggctggATCCAGCTGTGTTACCATACAACTGTAGTGCCATAACTTTACCTTTTCATCTATAGTTAGAGACAATACATACCAAAATAATAGATTAAGTGTCACTTATTTTATCTATACATTATTATAAATACACACATGACatgtcttttaaaaatataattagcaCAGCTTAGATTAGATGATAAAAAGAATATCATTGTTGTAAATTTGTAGGgttagaaacaaataaaaatggatAATCCTAGTCATACAACAACTCAATTTTCTTCCCATGCATCTATGTGAACTAGATTcaaatcttatatttattaatttcacacaaaaaaaattttaccaaTTGAATTGCTTTAACAccgttaaattaaataaaaagtgtGCTTACCTAACActttagtaatttttctttttctttttcttttggtaaaaacaaaacattgaCAAGTAGGGGCGCCAGACCTATACTGTGATAAGggttttaattgaaatttagatttttctaAAACTTTTACAATTAGCCCtttaatttcagaatttaaattttgaccacaaatttgtaatttcttcATTACGGCCCtttttgaaccaaaatcctggTTACAAACGTATCCTCGATTTGTCAATATGAACTTTAGATCTATTTTAATGTTGCATTACATATCTAATTTCATTGATATTACTTACAACCAGAAATCCGTGGAGACTGCCTTTAATTTGTGCATCGACAATAAGTGTAGCCCAAAAAAGGTGATTATAAATAAAGGTCTGGTCCCATCAATTCTTGTCACAATCTCTCAGCTGTCTATTTTCTCAATTAGCTAATAGCATTATACCCCTTTATTTGGcttatctcaatttttttttattagaaaaaaagtgATTAAATGAATTCCAACAATTAGTGGTGATTTCAGTTTGAGAGCCATGTTTGGGGTCCCATAAACGAGAAGATTATTAGTTCTAATGTTCCCTTTTATCATTTGACTTCATTTTCAACTAGCCAAATAATTAGGCACCAATCAAGCTCCATCACAAGCTCTAAGGCAGAAGGGAAAGGTCTTCTATTATGTGAACATTTTATCAGCAGGCATGAGTTTTCTCCAAAACCTTCTAAAGATTACAAAGGACAAGAGTTAGAAACAACAACTAGTAATTTTAAGTGTCTGTAATTAATGGATTTAGATTTAGTACTAAACTAATGCTCAActctttttaatcttttgtcACACATGCATGTATAACAATATAAGATTAAGATTAGTTAGTTTTATATCCTACTCAATAACTAtcaattgtatatttttaaaaaattagtaaaaaaatcaGCTTAACACTTAATCAAATCCGTAATTAGTATGCTATTTTGCTTATGTACCACTGTCAAAATTATAGAAAGCTTTGGGTGAAACAACCGTACTATGCCATTCGTGTGATTCGATTATATATGATCATCTATGttcaattatattgaaattaatcTATTGTGACTTTGATTTTCGTACATAATAGGAGGGAAAATAagttcttgaaaaaaaaaatttgatgtcTAAAGACCCTTTCCCCTTGGAAAAGATAAAAGTGGACATAATATTTTCCATAAAAAGGTTTAAAGGTAGAgatttgataataatatttgaagagAGATTGTCAATTCCCTactaaatactaaaaataatatatataattttcttattcgtataatatatatatatataccacTTACATTCCtactattttcataataaccAATAACCTCCTTGGCATCataagttttataatattatatttatttccaaataaagttttattcgtatttattattaattaaataaatcattatgaaTGAaggttgaaataaaaaattttaaatactaaaaataagaatataagtTTAGGAGCgaatgaaaaatttagtaataagatatttttcttatatttttattattttaaatcatttttcttataataaatatatattttacattcttaaaataaaatatcgaGCAAATAACCACTCATTTgtccccccttttttttcctttaaatttcttaCACCAAAAGAGATATTGGTTATCATGAAAAAGGCAAGAGAATAAGTGGCGGGGAGAAAACTGGCAATCTCTAGTATTAGAATAattgcttttgtttattttaactcTTTGGTCTTGTTTTTAGAGTGATAAATTTGCAAAGCAATCTTTTTAACTAAACTTTAGAaaccatattttaaaaaataaatgtttgcTTTAATAAACTATAACGTTAACATCCACAAGTAACATCAGAAGCATGCTGCCATAAATTATAACAACATACAAATCATTTAATCTCTAAATCTATTCGAGAGTCTCCGATTTACCTCACAAACGAAATTAGGGTGACGGGTTCATGACTTCATGTTCATGCTCAACATAATTAAACACGCAACAAAAGCTAGGTTTTGATTTTGTCTCATAATTTAATCacataaacatattttttactaTATAGAAAATTGTAGAATATAGCACGCAAAAGCAACATGATTGGTCTAGCTAATAGctcagaaaattattaataaaataatattgataaatgGTGGATGTTTTCACACGTTGGCCTTGGCATCTTTTtctagctttttttttttcttctttttttcttgtttctttttatatctttaaCTTGTTGGTCACAACTTTCTTTTTGAAAGAATTAGTCAAGTAATGATTGACTCTAAAGGGAGTGCATGAACCCGTAAATAAGGAGGCCACTTCTGTCTTGTCAATTGAaaccaactttttttttttaaccgaACATGGATCAGATATTCGAACAGTACTAAtcaaaagagaagaaaattaggagaattttcttttttctaagaaaaaaagagaaatcgagtctttacaaatttatattatcaaaaGACGCTACATTGACGAGGTATTTTATCTCTCACACATATATTGTTCTTTCAAAGTCAATCCATGATGCATGAAAAAAGAACatgaaaaatactttttttctataataaatatattcataatcctcattttaattcataattaccatgtttttatttttattggcaacaatattaaaatattagaggAAACTAATGGATCATTAAACTCAGTGTGTTACCCTTATTGAACAAATTTTTGAGATATCATAGGAAGATTAGGAGTTGTGATTAAATGGTTATAATCAAAGTCAtccatataaataaattattgtgatATCATGCTAGAGTTAGAAGTTACTAGATTAGACTTAAAAGTTGTTGTAATAGTTTATAAAAGACATCATTAAAACTCTATTTGattctaaatatttcttatgtCAGAGTTAAAATGAGTGCCTATAAAACAACTTACTACAAATATCTCAAACTTCCattgattataaaaatgttgataaaaaaaaaattggggtgTAATCGTATGAGATATAAAGAGAAtctaagtaaaaaaaaaattatgaaaatatataatcaaatcaaactctAAGATAACAAAAAAAGTTTCGACTAAAATAAATCctctcattttatatttttggaaCCTTTTTAGAAGAAGTATATTAATACATCTTAAATCAAAATGACTTCTTTCATCACCcaagagaaaatgaaacaaaaagttGTGAGCCCGCTACCAGGCAAGTTGAAATTGCCGCGGCAATTCAGAAGAGATATAAATCTTAAATGCTTTATTTGCAGTATACTCATTGGATTCATCAGGCACCTCTATGTACATGATGATACTGGGAATATGCATAGAGGTGAACATCAATATATCTGATACATGGAACACTGCATCTAATGCTAATGTAACCCTATTATATGATGTAATTAATTAGTGGAAACCGTGAGCTTTAAGTGACTGTCGATAATTgcttagttaattaaattgactACTTAGGCACGGGAAACCTCCAAAGCGAtcctttatttaattcttcaaGACATAATTAATCTTTGAATTAACATGGGATGCTTCTTTTAGGTTCATTATTGTCATCATAACTTGAACAGTTATCCTTGATTTTGATACAAAACAAGGTATCTTATATCTATCATTAATCATACCCATGATACTGCAGCGCTATCTTTAATTTGTGTGCCGAAAGAGCTAGATGTGACCTCGACAATAACATGAAACTTGtgacataaaatatataaaattaatctataAAATGATTACGCCACTTGTcctcttaatttttctctcttgcAAGAGTACTGctgctattattattatttgatactGCCCTTCTCAAAGGAAGCTAATTAAAGGTTGCTTCAGAAAGTATAGAcaaatcatataaatttaacataacaagtgtatttgattttgaaaatgatatgtATAACTCTTCCCTCTCTCTTTGATCAtgtttcttgaaaaatttcGAATGActacatttttaaattatattagttGGGTCACAAAAATGCAGATGTGATGTTGCTCATAATGTAGTTTTACAAGGGCCAGTTACAAAAGTGGCTTATCTATTTCAAATTCAAGTGTTAGTACAACAGTCTTACTGCACATGCTATTATACCTTACTGTGTGAATACTGTCGGATAAtcagaaagtcaataaaaattaataaaatttaaccatTTAATGATGTCCAGACTATGAGATACTATATACTCATAAAATATCATGGTCATAGTGTAACagcaatttttaaaagaatttttaagctgatgccaaaaaaaaaaaaaaaagactgtaaaatcattttattttaaagaaagagaaattcaAATAATGGCTCGAAAATAATGCTCAATTCGACAAGACTCGTTTACAAATTCCCTGACTCTCACATTGTGCAGGTGTAAGCCCACTTTAGAAGGCCCTGCCCATGATACGAATTTTTCGGAAAGATATTTAGATATAGACCCCATATAAATTCTAAATGAGGTCTGATTTATCTGCCAATGTCAAGTTGTCAGAATCTTCAAGGCTGGGCTAAAATTTCGGCCCCAGAAGCCTTTTTAGAACAAACCGGACCTCTCGAGCTTTCATAATTTTCGGCCATTGTCTAGAAAGAGTAACACagaagaaaaacattagtactactaggggtgggcacgggTCGGGTTGGTTCGGGTTGATAGCCAACCCGACCCAACCCGCATATAGAACGGGTTGAAAAAAttcaacccaacccaacccattACATTTTTCAACCCAACCCGACCCAACCTGCAACTCTGCGGGTTGGGTCGGGTTGGGTTGATTGTAGGGGTGGGCACCAACCCGCCCAACCCGTGAACCCGACCCAACCCGTATGAATTTTTgcgggttgggttgggttgatAAAATTTACGGGTCGGGTTGGGTTGTTAAATTTTCAACCCGCACTGTTTGCGGGTTGGGTCgggttgtaaatttttaacccAACCCGACCCGTCAACCCgtatatatgaatatatatttagcAACTTCTCTGAACCCTAAACtcaaattttcttgtttaaagAACAGCTGCAGCTGCTCATCTGCTCGCGCATAGAACACAACAACATCACAACTCAACGTTTCTTGAAAAGCTGCTCAAATTGCTCAAACTACACATCGTCACATGCTTAggttctttcttctttctattttgctaatttattattattttgaaacaaGTTGGTCATTTGATTTCATGATTTGGtgctttataatatttttttattgataaaagttGGTCAAATTTTGGTTGTTATGATGGTGTCAAGCTTAATCAACAATCGgattaacataaataaaataattgttattattacaatCTTAGGGAAAAAGCTTTTCGACAAACATCTCCTGGGCATTGTTCTGCAGAAATATATTCAGTATTACTATTAACTAGTCATGCTCTCAAATTCACATATGTATTCTATCTCcgatggatttttttttcataaaattattttaatcatatttatttattgtagtaTCCAAACATGGTTAAATGTATTAATAAAAGAGCTTTAAGCTTGCTGTGACCactatttgttatttttttgattatttgttaattattaataggaTAATAACAATATTCTTGGCCTGGAATTTTTTCCTTGTAGATGGAAGCAAATTCATCCAGTAATCCAGGAGTTAATATCTCTACACCTTCAACAACTCAAAGTACAACTGATAGTGCTATTAATACAAATGCAGGCAATAGAAAAGGTGGAAAAGCGTCAAAAGTATGGGAACATTACACAAAATTAGAGAATGATACAAAATGTAAGTGTAACTACTGTTCTAAAGTGTATGCGTATCATTCTAGATTTATTGGGACCCGTACTTTATGGAATCACTTGGCAGCATGCACAGCCTATGCTGATAGGAAAGttgatttaaaacaaaaaaccttGGTGTTTGAGGATAACACAACTGGTGGTGGCAGTAATCTTGTGGCAATATCTTGTAGCAAAGAGGACATTAGAAAAGCATGCATTGAGATGATAATTATTGATGAATTGCCCTTTAgttttgttgaaaaagaagGGTTTCGGAAATTTATGAGCAAAGCTTGTCCAAAACTTGATCGTTTTTCTAGGAGAACTGTTGCTAGAGATGTGTATCAGTTGTACTTAAATGAGaagaataatttgaaaaaagtgtTTGCTCGTAATAAGTATAGGGTTTGTATAACAACTGATTGTTGGACTTcaatacaaaatttgaattacatgGTTATTACAGCCcattttattgatgatgagtGGCAACTTCATAAAAGGATATTAAACTTTTGCCAGATCGATGATCATAAAGGAGATACAATTGGAAAATTGATTGAGTCTTGCTTGCTTGAATGGGGTATTGATAGAGTGTTTACAATTACTGTTGATAATGCAAGTTCGAATGATTTGgtcatttcttatttaaaaaagaagctaAATAATTGGGGTGGGCTTGTGTTGAATGGTGATTACCTTCATGTTAGATGTTGTGcacatattataaatttgattgtgaCTGAGGGGTTGAAAGAGATGAATAATTCTGTTTCTAGCATTCGCAATGCTGTGAAATATGTAAGATCATCACCGGCTAGATTAGTAAGGTTTAGAAAATGTGTTGAGCATGAAAAACTTGATTCTAAACGTATTGTTGTGATGGATGTTCCTActaggtggaattccacctatTTGATGTTAGAGAGTGCTCTTGTATATCAAAAAGCTTTTGAACGATTGGAGGATGATGATGGATTTTATAGATCCTATTTTGAAGAGAAAGAGGgtggaaaaaaaaggattcGGCCACCGGAACATATAGATTGGGTGAATGCAAGTgtgttgaataattttttggagaatttctatgaaattacaaaaaaatttagtgcTTCTTTGTCTGTTACATCACATTTGTATTTTCATGAGATGCATTCTATAGAGTCAAATTTAAAAGGATTGATAGTAAGTGATGATTCTTATTTCAGTGCAATGGCCAAGAAGATGAAAGAGAAGTATGACAAATATTGGGGTTCCCTCAACACTCTAAATAAGTTGTTAATTGTTGCTGTTGTGCTTGATCCGCGTTATAAATTGagttttgtgaaattttgttttgaggaGTTGTATGATGAAAATGTTGTGTGTGAGCTCATAAAAGTGATTAAGGGCTTATTATCTTCTTTGTATGATTTTTACACAAATAATAACTCTAGATGTGATAGTGGTAGCCAAAACCAATCTGTTAATGCTGTCATTTGTCCATCCGAGttagagaaaaaaagtgaTATTATTGATTATAGACTAGCCAAGGTAGCAAAACtttcaaaatggaaaaagaagcaGCTGGAAGAGGATGGTGtagagttgaaaaatgaagtggacaaatatttattagatgATTGTGAAAATtgctttgatgattcatttgatttgttgAACTGGTGGAAGGTAAATGGTGGGAAGTATAAAGTTTTGTCTAATATAGCCAAAGACATTCTTTCAATCCCAATATCTACAGTTGCTTCTGAGTCTGCATTCAGTACAGGAGGACGCATTCTTGATCCATTTCGAGCTTCTTTGAGTCCTAAAATGGTAGAGAGCTTAATATGTGGGCAAAATTGGCTTTGTTCTTCTCGTATTGCCGTAGAAGAGGATACATCTTCGGTTGAAGATATGGCATTTTATGAATCAATTACATCaggtaaatatttatattatgatttttatttttattctatttatattttccttgtatttatttgttatatcatatatgcctaatatttttatttttattgttatatagATTCAAGATTGGCATCAGATTTTGATGTCATTAATTTGGATTGATCTGGATTTTGATGTCATTGGACTGATCTTCATTACACTCCTATTGGTTGGTGTAGCAATGGTTTCGGGAAAACTCTCTTCCTATGTATGGAAGACTTATAATTTCACTCTTTGGACTTTAATGTTTTGTATTAaacaagattttaaatttatgtacttttttttcattagttatgtactaataatttgattgctaaattttgaaatattggaTTTGTTGTAagaattttagtatttgtgtttcttttaattttttttaattatttttttatttttatttagacaaTAAAAATGGGTTTTTTCAAAAGCCCAACCCAATCAACCCAACCCGACCCAACCCGCAGAGTTATGTGATTATCAGCTGTCCATTTTCTCAATTAGCTAATAGCATTATATCCCTTTATTTGGCTTAtctcataattattttattaaaaaatgtgaataaatgaattgCAGCAATTAGTGGTGAGCCATTTTAGTTTGATAGCCATGTTTGGGACCCATAAACGAGAAGATTATTAGTTGTATTGTCTCCTTTTATAATTTGACTTTATTTTGCAACTAGCCAAATAATTAGGCAccaattagggatggcaatttttCCCGATGGGATGGGATCCTGTGGGATCTCATTCCATTTGGGACAGGAGTGAGACATATTTTTgtcccataaaaaaatttaggacgGGATTGAgacatttttttatcccaattaCATATGTGAGACGGGAGTGGGATTGACAAATTTTGTCCCATCCCGTCTCATTACCAATTAATAAtggaaattttttcaattgggATGGGATCCCGTAGGATCCCATCTCTTTTGGGATGGGATTGGAACATATTTTTgtcctaaaaaaaatatagggacgGGATTGTGACGTTTTTTTATCCCATTTGCATATACGGGATGAGATTGGGATTGGTAAATCCCATCCCATCCCATCCCGTCCCATTGCCAACCCTAGCACCAATCAAGCTCCATCACAAGCTCTAAGGCAGAAGGGAAAagttagggatggcaaaaaagTCCGGGCCGTCCCAAGTCCAGCCCGACGCCTAAAGT
This window of the Citrus sinensis cultivar Valencia sweet orange chromosome 8, DVS_A1.0, whole genome shotgun sequence genome carries:
- the LOC112496788 gene encoding zinc finger BED domain-containing protein RICESLEEPER 2-like, whose translation is MEANSSSNPGVNISTPSTTQSTTDSAINTNAGNRKGGKASKVWEHYTKLENDTKCKCNYCSKVYAYHSRFIGTRTLWNHLAACTAYADRKVDLKQKTLVFEDNTTGGGSNLVAISCSKEDIRKACIEMIIIDELPFSFVEKEGFRKFMSKACPKLDRFSRRTVARDVYQLYLNEKNNLKKVFARNKYRVCITTDCWTSIQNLNYMVITAHFIDDEWQLHKRILNFCQIDDHKGDTIGKLIESCLLEWGIDRVFTITVDNASSNDLVISYLKKKLNNWGGLVLNGDYLHVRCCAHIINLIVTEGLKEMNNSVSSIRNAVKYVRSSPARLVRFRKCVEHEKLDSKRIVVMDVPTRWNSTYLMLESALVYQKAFERLEDDDGFYRSYFEEKEGGKKRIRPPEHIDWVNASVLNNFLENFYEITKKFSASLSVTSHLYFHEMHSIESNLKGLIVSDDSYFSAMAKKMKEKYDKYWGSLNTLNKLLIVAVVLDPRYKLSFVKFCFEELYDENVVCELIKVIKGLLSSLYDFYTNNNSRCDSGSQNQSVNAVICPSELEKKSDIIDYRLAKVAKLSKWKKKQLEEDGVELKNEVDKYLLDDCENCFDDSFDLLNWWKVNGGKYKVLSNIAKDILSIPISTVASESAFSTGGRILDPFRASLSPKMVESLICGQNWLCSSRIAVEEDTSSVEDMAFYESITSDSRLASDFDVINLD